From Candidatus Hydrogenedentota bacterium, one genomic window encodes:
- a CDS encoding amino acid permease has product MNDSSTLKRTLGPMALIIYGVGDILGAGVYALTGKVAALAGEDAWLAFGVAMVVAALTAFSYAEFSARHPHAGGAAYFLTRATRRPEVPVFIGWLVLCSGMVSMAAGCRAFAGYLCTLLPFLPNEAVVVAFLAFTGFVAFWGIRESSTMNIVCTIMTLLGLAIVIGAGFAYVMGGHAPVGVPTNGEGVPSPRAWLGIAAGAALAFYAFIGFEDLANVAEEAKSPERNLPLAIIVAMGVSGLIYMLVAWVATRIIHPAMLSGSEAPLLDLVGVAAPAVPAVLFTIFALFAVADTALINCVMGSRLLFGLAREGLLPAPLGAVHPARRTPHIAILFVLALVLCLAVMGTIEGLAGTTAALLLTVFAFVHAALLVVKWRERDHTGFQTPTVVPVLGLVTCLVLIGFAQGTSLALACGILAVGLALAAWRGWANRKCKKMPRN; this is encoded by the coding sequence GTGAACGACAGCAGTACCCTCAAACGAACCCTCGGGCCCATGGCGCTGATTATCTATGGCGTAGGCGATATCCTAGGCGCGGGAGTCTATGCCCTGACGGGGAAGGTGGCGGCGCTGGCCGGCGAGGACGCGTGGCTGGCCTTCGGGGTGGCCATGGTGGTCGCGGCGCTGACGGCCTTTTCCTACGCGGAGTTCAGCGCGCGCCATCCACACGCCGGCGGCGCGGCCTATTTCCTCACTCGGGCCACGCGCCGCCCCGAAGTGCCCGTGTTTATCGGCTGGCTCGTGCTTTGTTCGGGCATGGTCTCCATGGCGGCGGGCTGTCGTGCTTTCGCGGGTTACCTATGTACGCTGCTGCCCTTCCTGCCCAACGAAGCGGTTGTCGTCGCCTTTCTCGCCTTTACCGGCTTCGTCGCGTTCTGGGGAATCCGAGAAAGTTCGACCATGAACATCGTATGCACGATCATGACGTTGCTGGGCCTGGCCATCGTGATTGGTGCCGGGTTCGCCTATGTTATGGGCGGACATGCTCCGGTGGGCGTACCGACCAACGGGGAAGGGGTGCCGAGTCCCCGTGCGTGGCTGGGCATCGCCGCGGGGGCTGCCCTGGCCTTCTACGCCTTCATCGGCTTCGAGGATCTGGCCAATGTGGCCGAGGAGGCTAAGAGTCCGGAGCGCAATCTGCCGCTCGCCATAATCGTCGCCATGGGCGTCAGTGGACTCATCTACATGCTGGTGGCCTGGGTGGCCACGCGGATTATCCACCCCGCCATGTTGAGCGGTTCCGAGGCGCCCTTGCTCGATCTGGTGGGGGTGGCCGCGCCCGCCGTGCCCGCCGTCTTATTCACCATCTTCGCTTTGTTCGCCGTGGCGGATACCGCGCTCATCAACTGCGTCATGGGATCGCGCCTCCTCTTCGGCCTCGCCCGCGAAGGCTTGCTGCCCGCGCCGCTGGGCGCCGTGCACCCCGCGAGGCGTACGCCCCATATCGCGATCCTGTTCGTCCTTGCGCTGGTGCTGTGCCTCGCGGTAATGGGCACCATCGAAGGACTCGCGGGTACTACGGCCGCGTTGCTGCTCACCGTGTTCGCCTTTGTCCATGCCGCGCTCCTCGTGGTGAAATGGCGGGAACGCGATCACACCGGCTTCCAGACTCCGACTGTCGTGCCGGTGCTGGGGCTGGTCACCTGTCTGGTTCTCATTGGTTTTGCCCAGGGAACCTCGCTGGCGCTCGCCTGCGGGATTCTCGCGGTGGGCCTGGCGCTCGCGGCGTGGCGGGGGTGGGCGAACAGGAAGTGCAAAAAAATGCCTCGAAACTAA
- a CDS encoding IMP cyclohydrolase has translation MYIGRIVSVVQTPEGKLGAVYRVSSRSFPNRTAVPGANKVSIVPKAGFEEDIHKNPYIAYNCVRVVCDGRVAVVTNGSQTDPIAEKIAQGLPVRDALAVVSLAMDFEKDDYNTPRISAVADARDGSAWLAVVRHDGIEVRRMPLEPGKFFYVSTYEENSISLTQSGVYDATNTEEACAFILGKGVFAERTNPVTAVAALDNGAGFDLLATDASQA, from the coding sequence ATGTATATCGGTCGTATCGTCAGCGTGGTCCAGACCCCCGAAGGCAAGTTGGGGGCGGTATACCGCGTTTCCAGCCGCTCTTTTCCCAACCGCACGGCGGTACCCGGCGCGAACAAAGTCTCCATCGTGCCGAAAGCGGGTTTCGAGGAAGATATCCACAAGAATCCCTACATCGCCTATAACTGCGTGCGGGTAGTGTGCGACGGGCGCGTGGCCGTGGTGACGAACGGCTCACAGACCGACCCCATCGCGGAGAAGATCGCCCAGGGCCTTCCGGTGCGCGATGCCCTGGCCGTCGTAAGTCTTGCAATGGACTTTGAAAAGGACGACTACAATACGCCCCGGATCAGCGCCGTGGCCGATGCGCGCGATGGATCGGCCTGGCTGGCCGTGGTGCGCCACGACGGCATCGAAGTGCGCAGAATGCCGCTGGAACCGGGCAAGTTTTTCTATGTCTCGACCTACGAAGAGAATTCGATTTCGCTGACACAATCCGGAGTCTACGACGCGACCAACACCGAAGAAGCCTGCGCCTTTATCCTGGGCAAAGGCGTCTTCGCCGAGCGGACGAATCCCGTGACGGCAGTGGCCGCGCTGGACAATGGCGCGGGCTTTGACCTGCTGGCTACGGATGCTTCGCAGGCCTGA
- a CDS encoding adenylosuccinate lyase: MNDVYTSPLVERFATREMAQIWSAQKKFSTWRRCWLALAEAEQALGLDITDEQIAELREHLEDIDFAKAAAYERQTRHDVMAHIHALGEIAPKAKPIIHLGATSCFVGDNTDLIQIRESLELILAKAVAVLARLKVFALKWKDLPTLGFTHYQPAQVVTVGKRACLWAQDLAMDVEDLEDILARLRCRGVKGTTGTQASFMALFDGDSDKVRKLDQLVAEKLGFKSSYGVTGQTYPRKVDTLVLRVLAGIGESTHKFATDMRLLQNLKEIEEPFESTQVGSSAMAYKRNPMRCERACALSRFLMVQPLHSEFTTATQWFERTLDDSAIRRLSLPEAFLAADGVLNLYLNVMENPAVYPKVIEKHLWAELPFMATENIIMAGVKRGGDRQELHEVIRTHSHKAGAVVKEEGKDNDLLERLAGDPAIGMTLEEIHASIDLKEFVGRAPMQVVEFIEGEIDPILDRNKDRAGVSSDVRV, from the coding sequence ATGAACGACGTATACACATCCCCCCTGGTGGAACGCTTTGCCACGCGCGAGATGGCGCAGATCTGGAGCGCCCAGAAGAAGTTTTCCACGTGGCGTCGCTGCTGGCTGGCGCTGGCGGAGGCGGAGCAGGCGCTGGGTCTCGATATCACCGACGAGCAAATAGCGGAACTGCGCGAGCACCTGGAAGACATCGACTTCGCGAAGGCGGCGGCCTACGAGCGCCAGACACGACACGATGTGATGGCGCACATTCACGCCCTGGGCGAGATCGCCCCGAAGGCGAAACCGATTATTCACCTCGGCGCAACGAGTTGCTTCGTGGGCGACAATACGGACCTGATCCAGATCCGCGAGTCGTTGGAGCTCATTCTGGCGAAGGCCGTGGCAGTGCTGGCGCGATTGAAAGTCTTCGCGCTGAAGTGGAAAGACCTCCCCACGCTGGGCTTCACGCATTACCAGCCCGCGCAGGTGGTCACGGTGGGCAAGCGCGCGTGCCTGTGGGCTCAGGATCTGGCGATGGATGTGGAAGATCTCGAAGACATCCTGGCGCGGTTGCGCTGCCGGGGCGTAAAAGGCACCACGGGCACCCAGGCCTCTTTCATGGCCCTTTTCGACGGCGATTCCGACAAGGTGCGTAAGCTCGATCAGCTCGTAGCCGAGAAGCTCGGCTTCAAGAGCTCTTATGGCGTCACGGGGCAGACCTATCCGCGCAAGGTGGACACGCTGGTGCTCCGCGTACTTGCGGGCATCGGCGAAAGTACCCACAAGTTCGCGACGGATATGCGCCTGCTGCAAAACCTGAAGGAAATCGAAGAGCCCTTCGAGTCCACTCAGGTGGGCAGCTCCGCCATGGCCTACAAGCGTAATCCCATGCGCTGCGAGCGAGCCTGCGCCCTCTCCCGCTTCCTCATGGTGCAGCCGCTGCACAGCGAGTTCACCACGGCGACGCAATGGTTCGAGCGCACCCTGGACGACTCCGCGATCCGCCGCTTGAGCCTGCCCGAGGCCTTCCTCGCGGCGGACGGCGTGCTGAACCTCTATCTCAACGTGATGGAGAATCCGGCGGTCTATCCGAAGGTCATCGAGAAGCACCTCTGGGCCGAGTTGCCCTTCATGGCCACGGAAAACATTATCATGGCCGGGGTGAAGCGCGGTGGCGATCGCCAGGAGCTCCACGAGGTCATCCGCACCCACAGCCACAAGGCTGGCGCGGTGGTGAAGGAAGAAGGCAAGGACAATGACCTGCTCGAACGCCTGGCTGGCGACCCCGCCATCGGAATGACACTGGAAGAAATCCACGCAAGCATCGATCTCAAGGAGTTTGTCGGTCGCGCGCCCATGCAGGTCGTCGAATTCATTGAGGGCGAAATCGACCCCATCCTGGATCGGAACAAGGACCGCGCGGGCGTTTCTTCCGACGTGCGAGTCTGA
- a CDS encoding YegS/Rv2252/BmrU family lipid kinase — translation MKTAAIVNPRAGQWRCERRWRAQQSALREMVGPMRYCPTEGPGHGAEMARALLREGYDHIISAGGDGTHFEVVNGWFEDGSPINPEARLTVLPMGTGSDLAKVLGIAPGLQGITSLKDSEVLHADVGCITCPLTYGGETRRIYFLNIAHIGIGASACRFVNEHSKAPGGFLSYLRAILVTLTRYRPKEMKIQIGEVLRIEGPTLDFAIAKGCYDAGGLLLAPHARLDNGLFDCFHVGPIGFLDALRTLPKLYTGRLSERRDVVKYVRGSRVEIQADEVVEVEVDGEFVGYLPAVVTLLPGAIRLTRSRREG, via the coding sequence GTGAAGACGGCGGCCATCGTCAATCCCCGGGCGGGCCAGTGGCGCTGCGAGCGCCGCTGGCGGGCGCAGCAGTCGGCCCTGCGCGAGATGGTCGGCCCCATGAGGTACTGTCCCACGGAGGGGCCCGGGCATGGCGCCGAAATGGCCCGTGCCCTCCTGCGGGAGGGCTACGACCACATTATTTCGGCGGGTGGCGATGGCACCCACTTTGAAGTGGTCAATGGCTGGTTTGAGGACGGCAGTCCCATCAATCCCGAAGCACGCCTGACGGTACTGCCCATGGGGACGGGCTCCGACCTCGCCAAAGTGCTGGGTATCGCACCGGGGCTGCAGGGCATCACATCTCTCAAGGATAGCGAGGTCTTGCACGCCGATGTGGGGTGCATCACCTGCCCCCTGACCTACGGGGGCGAGACGCGCAGGATCTATTTCCTGAACATTGCCCACATCGGCATAGGGGCTTCCGCCTGCCGCTTCGTGAACGAGCACAGCAAAGCTCCGGGTGGATTCCTGTCCTACTTGCGGGCCATTCTCGTGACGCTGACTCGCTACCGACCCAAAGAGATGAAGATCCAGATTGGCGAGGTACTTCGAATTGAAGGGCCTACCCTCGACTTCGCGATCGCGAAGGGCTGCTACGATGCCGGCGGCCTGCTGCTTGCGCCCCATGCCCGACTGGACAATGGACTGTTTGACTGCTTCCACGTGGGCCCGATCGGATTCCTGGATGCCCTGCGGACCCTGCCCAAGCTCTACACGGGACGGCTCAGCGAACGACGCGACGTGGTGAAGTATGTGCGCGGCAGCCGCGTCGAGATCCAGGCCGACGAGGTGGTGGAAGTGGAAGTTGATGGGGAATTCGTGGGATATCTGCCCGCCGTGGTAACGCTGCTTCCCGGCGCGATCCGGTTGACCCGTTCGCGCCGGGAAGGTTGA